One Nocardia huaxiensis genomic window, CCACGTACACGACGTGATCCTGCATTACATCGCGCGATAGTTGCCGGAGTGTCGCACGCCACACGCAATATCTTTCAGTTCTGGTACAGTCCGGGACATGCAGCGCGTGTATTTCTGGTTTAGCCAGCCGGCCCCGGGTGGGCCGAGCGGCGTGAACCTGCGCTGACCTCCTCCACCCCGAGCCGGATGTAACACAGACCGGCTCCGGGGTTCTCGAAACCCGAATCACCGTGGGCCGGCCTGAGAAAAGGAACCCACGATCATGACTCTCGCCGCCGATCTCGACAGGCATGCCGACCTCGACGACCAGCGCACGCTCAGTGTGAGCCCGCTCCGTTCCCCCGCCGATATTCGCGGCATGCACCCGATCGACGACGCGCTCGCCGATGTCGTGCGCGCCGGGCGCAAGGCCACCGTCGATGTGCTCAATGGCGACGACGACCGCCTGATGGTCGTCGTCGGCCCGTGTTCGGTGCACGATCCCGAGGCCGCCATGGACTACGCCCGCCGCCTGGCCGCCAAGGCCGCCGAGCTCGGGGACCGGCTGCACATCGTCATGCGCGTCTACTTCGAGAAGCCGCGCACCACGCTGGGCTGGAAGGGCCTGATCAACGATCCGCACCTGGACGGATCCTTCGACATCAACACCGGTCTGGATCTGGGCCGGCGTCTACTGGTCGACATCACCGGACTCGGGCTGCCGGTGGCCTGTGAGTTCCTCGATCCCATTACGCCGCAGTACATCTCGGATCTGGTCTCGTACGGCGCGATCGGCGCGCGCACGGCCGCCAGCCAGGTGCACCGGCAGCTGTCGAGCGCGCTGTCCATGCCGGTCGGCATCAAGAACGGCACCGACGGTGACGTGCAGGTCGCGGTCGACGGCGTGCGCGCCGCGGCGGCCAGCCACGTCTTCCCCGGCACCGACCTCGACGGGCGTTCGGCGCTCATCCGCACCGCGGGCAACCCGGACTGCCATGTGATCCTGCGCGGCGGCAGCAACGGCACCAACTTCGACGCCGCCTCCTGCGCGGAAGCGCTGCTGCGCCTGGAGAAGTCGTCGCTGGCGCAGCGCCTGGTGGTGGACGCCTCGCACGGCAACAGCAACAAGGACCACAACAAGCAGGTCGACGTGGTCACCGATATCGCCGGACGCATCGCCGAGGGCGAGCGCACCGTCGTGGGCCTGATGATGGAGAGCTTCCTGGTGGCGGGCCGTCAGGACCTGACCCTCGGGCAGGCCGACGACCTCACCTACGGGCAGTCCATCACCGACGCCTGCCTCGACTGGGAGGTCACCGCCGCCCAGCTCGACCGGCTGGCCGAGGCTGTCGCCGCGCGTCGCGGCTGAGGAATGTGCTGCCGGACACGGGGTTTCATTCGTCCGGCGTGGCGATCACGCACAGCAGATCGCCGGAGGATTCGACTCGGGTGGTGAAGCCCGCCGCGGCCAGGTTCGCATCGAGCTCGGCGGCGGCGGGCTTCGGGCTCTCCGACGGGTCGCCGTCGGCGGCGCCGTAGCCGTAGGCGAGATAGAGCCGGCCGCCGGGCGCGAGCAGATTCCGGATCAGCGCGAGTTCGGTTGCCGCGCGGCGGGTCCAGAACAGATTCACATTGACCGCGAGGATCTTCGTGAAGGGGTCGTCCGGAAGTTCTTCCGGCAGCAGCTCTTCCACCTCGGCCACCCGCAATTCGACCTTGCCCGAATCGACCAGGGCGGCATGCTTTTTCGCGGACCGCGTGATGGCGGTGGCGGACCGGTCGATGGCCAGCACCCAGCCGGAGGTCAGCCCGGCGGCCAGATAGGCCACCGAGGGGCTGGATCCGGCCCCGATCTCCAGAATGCGGTCGTCCGGGCGGATCCGCATGAGCTCGGCGATCCATTCGAAGCGGGAATCACTCGGCACGGGTACTCCTAGACGCTGTCGGGCCAATCGGGGGCGGGGTCCGCGGCATCGGTGGCGAGCCGGCCCGCCACCCAGCTGTCGCGGCGCACGCCGCGCTGGACCGCGCCGCCGCGTAGCAGGCCCTCATAGCGGAAACCCGCGCGGCGGACCACGGCGGCGGAGCCGTGATTGCCGGTGAACGCGCGCCATTCGATGCGCTGGAAGGCGAACAGCAGCGGATCGAATCCGGCGGTGCAGACCATGCGCACGGCCTGGGTCATGAGGCCGCGGCCGCGCTGCGCGCCGGACAGCCAGTAGCCGATCTCGGCGGCGTCGCTGTCGCGGTGCAGATCGGGGGTGCCGAGGCCGATCATGCCGATCACCGGGCCGTGCTCGGCAAGACGCAAAGCCCAGGTGGGGCGGCGGCTCGCCCAGCCCGGCGTGACGATGTCGTAGACGAACTTCTCGGCGTCGGCGCGGTGATAGGGCACCGGCATGGTGGTCCATTCGCCGATGGACGGTTCCTGACAGCGGGCGGTGATGGCGTCGATGTCGTGCACCGTGGGCGGTGACAACCAGAGGGTTCCGTTGGACAGGGTCTGCGCGTCCTCCATCGAGCCATGCTGTCACGGAATCGTGCGCGAGCGCAGCCGGATTCCGGGGTGCGGTGGCGGGCGTGTCGCCGGGCCGCCGTAGGATCGGCTCGATGGTTGCCGCTCTTCTCGCCGACTTGTTCGAATCCCATCGGCCGCATCTGCTCTCGGTGGGCTATCGGCTGACGGGAAGCGTCACCGATGCCGAGGACGCGGTGCAGGAGAGCTGGTTACGGCTCGCCGTCGCCAGGCAGCACGAGATCGAGGATCTGCGCGCCTGGCTGACCACCGTGGTGAGCCGCATCTGCCTGGACCGGCTGCGCAGCGCCGCC contains:
- a CDS encoding 3-deoxy-7-phosphoheptulonate synthase gives rise to the protein MTLAADLDRHADLDDQRTLSVSPLRSPADIRGMHPIDDALADVVRAGRKATVDVLNGDDDRLMVVVGPCSVHDPEAAMDYARRLAAKAAELGDRLHIVMRVYFEKPRTTLGWKGLINDPHLDGSFDINTGLDLGRRLLVDITGLGLPVACEFLDPITPQYISDLVSYGAIGARTAASQVHRQLSSALSMPVGIKNGTDGDVQVAVDGVRAAAASHVFPGTDLDGRSALIRTAGNPDCHVILRGGSNGTNFDAASCAEALLRLEKSSLAQRLVVDASHGNSNKDHNKQVDVVTDIAGRIAEGERTVVGLMMESFLVAGRQDLTLGQADDLTYGQSITDACLDWEVTAAQLDRLAEAVAARRG
- a CDS encoding class I SAM-dependent methyltransferase, coding for MPSDSRFEWIAELMRIRPDDRILEIGAGSSPSVAYLAAGLTSGWVLAIDRSATAITRSAKKHAALVDSGKVELRVAEVEELLPEELPDDPFTKILAVNVNLFWTRRAATELALIRNLLAPGGRLYLAYGYGAADGDPSESPKPAAAELDANLAAAGFTTRVESSGDLLCVIATPDE
- a CDS encoding GNAT family N-acetyltransferase, whose amino-acid sequence is MEDAQTLSNGTLWLSPPTVHDIDAITARCQEPSIGEWTTMPVPYHRADAEKFVYDIVTPGWASRRPTWALRLAEHGPVIGMIGLGTPDLHRDSDAAEIGYWLSGAQRGRGLMTQAVRMVCTAGFDPLLFAFQRIEWRAFTGNHGSAAVVRRAGFRYEGLLRGGAVQRGVRRDSWVAGRLATDAADPAPDWPDSV